Proteins encoded by one window of Hafnia alvei:
- the rcsC gene encoding two-component system sensor histidine kinase RcsC, translating into MKYLASFRTTLRISRYLFRSLALMLWILGALLTTFYILNEFHEKESDIRQDFNLNFDQAQGVIKHSSSIMRDIRYIAENRLSWSVTGLDMINGVFSGKNTLPPLTPIFPESDCQLLSDNYQNSLESLSNFINYWKENFVAAYDLNRIFFIGGESLCLADFGIRNTPLDQSNVFRNLHQRILMFQNSNNKEKEHTLFWVIPGTQNDVGALYVITPVYIANKLEALLGTEQNIRLEDFTNPSTLPVGVTLLNENNDVLMTYTENGGEQPALSGIPNDDNYFGYNSGYDTLLLKKKLSPSGLSIVYSLPTSVLLERFNLLLINAVILNLISALILCVLTWLFERKMFSPAENNAFRLEEHEQFNRKIVASAPVGICILRIKDGSNILSNELAHNYISLFTSEDRHRITRIICEQPSSVVDVITSQNQNLQISFVHSRYRNEDVAICVMIDVSARVKIEESLQELANAAEQASQSKSMFLATVSHELRTPLYGIIGNLDLLQTKSLPEETQRLLAAMSNSSGLLLKIISDILDFSKIESEQLKIEPGTFEPRKVIPHIIGNYLPLVVRKRLAMYCFIEPEVPDSVSGDIMRIQQVLSNLLSNAIKFTDTGCIILQVRVQDFYLEFRVRDTGLGIPFRDVMKLFDPFFQVGTGVQRHFQGTGLGLAICEKLVSLMDGDIAVESEPGMGSIFTVRIPMYQAVESAPEIAALAQKTVWLEIHNARLEAYLLKLLTMAGADVRLCSASEHCDEQGILISDHDVTLSTPVKTHIRLSAEYLGHAKRKEDGSWVLSTAAPLELLSILRRIFVPEDTALLPDLSEDNGPIEVKDYSDVHILIVDDHPINRRLLADQLISLGYQSVSTASDGLDALGALAKQQADIVLTDVNMPNMDGYQLTARLRQQGRTAPIIGVTANALAEERERCIQVGMDSCLSKPVTLEELQKSLHHFAEVVRKGRDKGV; encoded by the coding sequence TTGAAATATCTAGCCTCTTTCCGAACAACGCTGCGAATTTCACGCTATCTATTCCGATCGCTGGCGCTGATGCTGTGGATCTTGGGCGCTTTGCTGACCACGTTTTATATTCTCAATGAATTTCATGAGAAAGAGTCGGACATCCGCCAAGACTTTAACCTGAATTTTGATCAGGCGCAGGGGGTGATCAAGCACTCCTCAAGCATCATGCGGGATATCCGCTATATTGCGGAAAATCGACTGAGCTGGTCTGTGACTGGGCTAGATATGATCAACGGCGTATTCAGTGGAAAGAATACGCTCCCACCGCTGACGCCGATTTTTCCTGAGTCAGACTGCCAGCTACTGAGCGATAATTACCAGAACTCGTTAGAGTCGCTGAGTAATTTCATTAATTATTGGAAAGAGAATTTCGTTGCCGCATATGACTTAAACCGAATCTTCTTTATCGGTGGTGAAAGCTTGTGTCTGGCTGATTTTGGCATTCGTAATACGCCACTTGACCAAAGCAATGTGTTCCGCAATCTGCATCAGCGGATTTTGATGTTCCAAAACAGCAATAATAAAGAGAAAGAACACACGCTGTTCTGGGTGATCCCTGGTACTCAAAATGACGTGGGGGCGCTTTATGTTATTACGCCGGTTTACATCGCCAACAAGCTGGAAGCACTGCTAGGCACCGAGCAAAACATTCGCTTAGAGGATTTTACTAATCCTTCTACGCTGCCGGTAGGCGTCACATTGCTGAATGAAAATAATGACGTATTAATGACCTACACTGAAAACGGCGGTGAGCAACCCGCCCTTTCAGGTATTCCGAACGACGATAACTATTTTGGCTATAACAGCGGCTATGACACCCTGTTGCTGAAAAAGAAACTGAGCCCGTCGGGATTAAGCATTGTCTATTCACTGCCGACCAGCGTATTGCTCGAACGTTTTAATTTACTCCTGATTAATGCGGTGATCCTAAACTTAATCAGCGCGCTTATTCTGTGTGTATTGACGTGGTTATTTGAGCGAAAAATGTTTTCTCCGGCAGAAAATAATGCGTTTCGTCTTGAGGAACATGAGCAATTTAACCGTAAAATTGTCGCCTCCGCGCCGGTGGGCATTTGTATTCTGCGAATTAAAGACGGTAGCAATATTCTGAGTAATGAACTGGCGCATAATTATATCAGCCTGTTTACCTCTGAAGACCGCCACCGGATTACGCGCATTATCTGCGAGCAACCCAGCAGCGTGGTCGACGTCATCACCAGCCAGAATCAGAATCTACAAATTAGCTTTGTTCATTCCCGCTATCGCAATGAGGATGTGGCGATTTGCGTCATGATCGACGTGAGTGCGCGCGTTAAAATTGAAGAGTCATTGCAAGAGCTCGCCAATGCCGCCGAGCAGGCCAGCCAGTCGAAATCAATGTTCTTGGCGACGGTCAGCCATGAGCTGAGAACCCCGTTGTATGGCATCATTGGTAATCTCGACCTGCTGCAAACTAAGTCTCTGCCGGAAGAAACCCAGCGTCTGCTGGCGGCGATGAGTAACTCCTCGGGGCTGTTGCTTAAAATCATCAGCGATATTCTTGATTTCTCCAAGATCGAATCCGAACAGCTCAAAATAGAGCCGGGAACCTTTGAGCCGCGTAAGGTGATCCCGCATATCATCGGCAACTACTTGCCGCTGGTGGTTCGCAAGCGCTTGGCGATGTACTGCTTTATTGAGCCAGAAGTGCCAGATTCCGTTTCTGGCGATATCATGCGTATTCAGCAGGTGCTGTCGAACTTGCTGAGCAACGCGATCAAATTTACCGATACCGGCTGCATTATCCTTCAGGTGCGGGTACAGGATTTCTATCTTGAGTTCCGCGTACGTGATACAGGCTTGGGTATCCCATTCCGCGATGTGATGAAGCTGTTCGATCCATTCTTCCAAGTAGGCACCGGCGTGCAACGCCATTTCCAAGGAACCGGTCTGGGGCTGGCCATCTGTGAAAAACTGGTCAGTCTGATGGATGGCGACATTGCCGTGGAATCGGAGCCGGGAATGGGCAGCATATTTACCGTACGTATTCCGATGTATCAGGCAGTGGAATCAGCGCCTGAAATTGCCGCACTAGCACAAAAAACCGTTTGGCTTGAGATCCACAATGCGCGCTTGGAAGCTTATCTGCTGAAACTCCTGACCATGGCCGGTGCGGATGTTCGTCTATGCAGCGCCAGCGAACATTGCGATGAGCAGGGGATTTTGATTTCAGATCATGACGTTACTCTGAGTACTCCGGTTAAGACCCACATCCGCCTATCCGCAGAGTATTTAGGCCATGCGAAACGCAAAGAGGATGGCTCATGGGTGCTCAGCACGGCGGCACCGCTAGAATTGTTGAGTATTCTACGCCGCATCTTTGTGCCAGAAGACACGGCATTACTCCCCGATCTTTCTGAAGATAATGGCCCTATTGAAGTCAAAGATTACAGCGATGTGCATATTCTTATCGTCGACGATCATCCGATCAACCGTCGTTTACTGGCCGATCAGCTGATTTCATTAGGCTATCAGTCGGTGTCAACCGCGAGCGATGGTTTGGATGCGTTAGGCGCATTAGCGAAACAGCAAGCCGACATCGTGCTTACTGACGTTAACATGCCAAACATGGATGGTTACCAGCTCACTGCGCGTCTGCGTCAGCAGGGCCGCACCGCGCCAATTATTGGCGTGACGGCTAACGCGCTGGCGGAAGAGCGGGAGCGCTGTATTCAGGTTGGAATGGACAGCTGTTTGTCGAAGCCGGTGACACTGGAAGAGTTACAAAAATCGCTGCATCATTTTGCTGAGGTAGTGAGGAAGGGAAGAGACAAAGGGGTTTAA
- the gyrA gene encoding DNA topoisomerase (ATP-hydrolyzing) subunit A, which yields MSDLAREITPVNIEEELKNSYLDYAMSVIVGRALPDVRDGLKPVHRRVLFAMNVLGNDWNKAYKKSARIVGDVIGKYHPHGDSAVYDTIVRMAQPFSLRYMLVDGQGNFGSVDGDSAAAMRYTEIRMSKIAHELLADLEKETVDFVPNYDGTEQIPAVLPTKVPNLLVNGSSGIAVGMATNIPPHNLNEVINGCLAYIDDENITVEGLMQHIPGPDFPTAAIINGRRGIEEAYRTGRGKVYIRAKAEVEADEKTGRETIIVHEIPYQVNKARLIEKIAELVKEKRLEGISALRDESDKDGMRIVIEIKRDAVGEVVLNHLYSLTQMQVTFGINMVALHQGQPKLLTLKDCLQAFVRHRREVVTRRTIFELRKARDRAHILEGLAIALSNIDPIIELIRRAPNPAEAKALLVARGWELGTVAAMLERAGDNAARPEWLEPEFGIRDGHYYLTEQQAQAILDLRLQKLTGLEHEKLLDEYKDLLEQIAALIFILESPDRLMEVIREELIAVRDQFGDARRTEITENTADINIEDLISQEDVVVTLSHQGYVKYQPLTDYEAQRRGGKGKSAARIKEEDFIDRLLVANTHDTILCFSSRGRLYWMKVYQLPEASRGARGRPIINLLPLEANERITAILPVREYEEGRHVFMATASGTVKKTALTDFSRPRSAGIIAVNLNEGDELIGVDLTDGSNEVMLFSAAGKVVRFPESQVRSMGRTATGVRGINLNGEDRVVSLIIPRGEGDILTVTENGYGKRTGVAEYPTKSRATQGVISIKVSERNGNVVGAVQVDECDQIMMITDAGTLVRTRVAEVSVVGRNTQGVTLIRTAEDEHVVGLQRVAEPEEDDEVLDGEENAAVDGDVADVVDDAESVDDASESDDEEGDENA from the coding sequence ATGAGCGACCTTGCCAGAGAGATTACGCCGGTCAACATCGAAGAAGAGTTGAAAAACTCGTATCTGGATTACGCCATGTCCGTTATCGTCGGGCGTGCGCTGCCGGATGTTCGTGATGGACTGAAGCCAGTTCACCGTCGCGTTCTGTTCGCGATGAATGTATTGGGCAATGACTGGAATAAAGCATATAAAAAATCGGCCCGTATCGTCGGGGACGTTATCGGTAAATACCATCCACATGGTGATAGCGCGGTATACGATACTATCGTTCGTATGGCTCAGCCGTTCTCGCTGCGTTACATGTTGGTTGATGGACAGGGTAACTTCGGTTCTGTTGATGGCGACTCCGCCGCAGCAATGCGTTATACCGAAATCCGTATGTCCAAAATTGCTCACGAACTGTTAGCGGATCTGGAAAAAGAGACCGTTGATTTCGTGCCTAACTATGACGGCACCGAGCAAATCCCAGCGGTGTTGCCAACCAAAGTTCCAAACCTGCTGGTGAACGGTTCTTCCGGTATCGCCGTAGGTATGGCAACCAATATTCCTCCACACAACCTGAATGAAGTGATCAATGGCTGCTTGGCCTATATTGATGACGAAAACATTACGGTTGAAGGCCTGATGCAGCATATCCCTGGCCCGGATTTCCCAACTGCCGCGATCATCAACGGTCGCCGTGGTATTGAGGAAGCGTATCGCACTGGGCGCGGCAAGGTGTATATCCGTGCCAAAGCCGAAGTTGAAGCGGACGAAAAAACCGGCCGCGAAACCATCATCGTGCATGAAATTCCTTATCAGGTGAACAAAGCTCGCCTGATCGAGAAAATTGCCGAGTTGGTTAAAGAAAAACGTCTGGAAGGCATCAGCGCCCTGCGCGATGAGTCTGATAAAGACGGTATGCGTATTGTTATTGAAATCAAACGTGACGCCGTGGGCGAAGTGGTTCTGAACCACCTGTACTCACTGACGCAAATGCAGGTGACGTTTGGTATCAACATGGTGGCGCTGCATCAGGGACAGCCTAAACTGCTGACGCTGAAAGATTGCCTACAGGCATTCGTTCGCCACCGTCGCGAAGTTGTCACGCGTCGTACCATCTTTGAACTGCGCAAAGCTCGCGATCGTGCGCACATCTTGGAAGGTTTGGCGATTGCGTTGTCGAATATCGACCCAATCATTGAGCTTATCCGCCGTGCGCCAAACCCTGCAGAAGCGAAAGCGCTGCTGGTTGCACGCGGTTGGGAGCTGGGCACCGTTGCAGCGATGCTGGAACGTGCCGGTGATAACGCTGCGCGCCCTGAATGGTTGGAGCCAGAATTCGGTATTCGTGACGGTCATTACTATCTGACTGAACAGCAGGCTCAGGCCATTCTGGATCTGCGTTTGCAGAAACTGACCGGTCTTGAGCATGAAAAACTGCTCGACGAATACAAAGATCTGTTAGAGCAGATCGCTGCGCTGATCTTCATTCTGGAAAGTCCAGATCGCCTGATGGAAGTGATTCGCGAAGAGCTGATCGCGGTCCGTGACCAGTTTGGCGATGCGCGTCGTACCGAAATTACTGAAAATACTGCGGATATCAACATCGAAGATTTGATTTCGCAGGAAGACGTAGTGGTGACCTTGTCGCATCAGGGCTATGTGAAATACCAGCCTCTGACCGACTACGAAGCACAGCGTCGCGGTGGTAAAGGTAAGTCAGCCGCCCGTATTAAAGAAGAAGACTTCATTGACCGCCTGCTGGTGGCCAATACGCATGACACTATTCTGTGCTTCTCAAGCCGTGGTCGTTTGTACTGGATGAAGGTCTACCAGTTGCCTGAAGCGAGCCGTGGTGCGCGTGGTCGTCCGATCATCAACCTGCTGCCGCTGGAAGCCAACGAACGTATTACCGCCATTCTTCCGGTGCGTGAATACGAAGAAGGTCGTCACGTCTTCATGGCAACCGCGAGCGGTACCGTGAAGAAAACGGCGCTGACCGATTTCAGCCGTCCTCGCAGCGCGGGTATTATTGCCGTGAATCTGAACGAAGGCGATGAGCTGATTGGTGTTGATCTGACCGACGGCAGCAACGAAGTGATGCTGTTCTCTGCGGCCGGTAAAGTGGTGCGTTTCCCAGAAAGCCAAGTGCGTTCTATGGGCCGTACCGCAACGGGCGTACGTGGTATCAACCTCAACGGTGAAGACCGCGTTGTATCACTGATCATTCCTCGTGGCGAAGGCGATATTCTGACCGTGACCGAAAATGGCTACGGTAAGCGTACCGGCGTTGCAGAGTACCCGACCAAGTCCCGTGCGACTCAGGGGGTTATCTCTATCAAGGTCAGCGAGCGTAATGGTAACGTGGTTGGTGCTGTTCAGGTCGACGAATGCGATCAGATTATGATGATCACCGATGCTGGCACGTTGGTACGTACCCGCGTTGCTGAGGTGAGCGTTGTTGGTCGTAACACCCAAGGTGTTACGCTGATCCGCACCGCCGAAGACGAACACGTTGTTGGCTTGCAGCGCGTTGCTGAACCAGAAGAGGATGATGAAGTTCTCGATGGCGAAGAGAATGCGGCGGTTGACGGCGATGTTGCTGATGTCGTTGACGATGCTGAAAGCGTTGATGATGCGTCAGAGTCTGATGATGAAGAGGGCGACGAAAACGCCTAA
- the ubiG gene encoding bifunctional 2-polyprenyl-6-hydroxyphenol methylase/3-demethylubiquinol 3-O-methyltransferase UbiG, protein MSEQNVDHQEIAKFEAVASRWWDLEGEFKPLHRINPLRLNYIQQRADGVFGKKILDVGCGGGILAESMAREGADVTGLDMGAEPLQVARLHSLETGIKVTYVQETVEQHADEHASLYDIVTCMEMLEHVPDPRSVVLACAKLVKPGGHVFFSTINRNNKAWLMAVIGAEYVLKMVPKGTHDVKKFIRPAELIGWIDETPLRERNMIGLHYNPLTDKFKLAPNVDVNYMVHTVCEE, encoded by the coding sequence GTGTCTGAACAAAACGTAGACCATCAGGAAATTGCTAAATTTGAAGCCGTGGCATCGCGCTGGTGGGATCTCGAAGGGGAATTTAAACCCCTGCACCGTATTAACCCTCTGCGCCTGAACTATATCCAGCAACGCGCCGACGGTGTATTTGGTAAGAAAATCCTCGATGTTGGCTGCGGCGGCGGCATTCTGGCCGAAAGCATGGCGCGCGAGGGCGCCGATGTCACCGGCTTAGACATGGGCGCGGAGCCCTTACAGGTCGCGCGTTTGCATTCACTGGAAACCGGCATCAAAGTCACCTACGTTCAAGAAACCGTTGAGCAGCACGCCGACGAGCATGCGAGTCTCTACGATATTGTCACCTGCATGGAAATGCTGGAACACGTTCCCGATCCGCGCTCCGTGGTGTTGGCATGCGCCAAGCTGGTAAAACCCGGCGGACACGTTTTCTTCTCGACGATTAATCGCAATAACAAAGCCTGGCTAATGGCGGTTATTGGTGCTGAATACGTATTGAAAATGGTGCCAAAGGGAACTCACGATGTGAAAAAATTCATTCGCCCTGCTGAGTTAATCGGTTGGATCGATGAAACCCCGCTGCGCGAACGCAATATGATTGGCCTGCATTACAACCCGTTAACGGATAAGTTCAAGCTGGCACCGAACGTGGATGTGAATTATATGGTGCATACGGTGTGTGAGGAGTAA
- the nrdA gene encoding class 1a ribonucleoside-diphosphate reductase subunit alpha: protein MNQSLLVTKRDGSKERINLDKIHRVLDWAAEGLSNVSVSQVELRSHIQFYDGIRTADIHETIIKAAADLISRDAPDYQYLAARLAIFHLRKKAYGQFEPPKLYDHVVKLVEMGKYDKHLLEDYTTEEFAQMDEFIDHWRDMNFSYAAVKQLEGKYLVQNRVSGEIYESAQFLYILVAACLFSNYPRETRLSYVKRFYDAVSTFKISLPTPIMAGVRTPTRQFSSCVLIECGDSLDSINATSSAIVKYVSQRAGIGINAGRIRALGSPIRGGEAFHTGCIPFYKHFQTAVKSCSQGGVRGGAATLFYPLWHLEVESLLVLKNNRGVEGNRVRHMDYGVQLNRLMYQRLIKGGDITLFSPSDVPGLYDAFFADQDEFERLYMQYEADDSIRKQKVKAVELFSLMMQERASTGRIYIQHVDHCNTHSPFDPAIAPVRQSNLCLEIALPTKPLSDVNDENGEIALCTLSAFNLGVIESLDDLEELAVLAVRALDALLDYQDYPILAAKRGAMGRRTLGIGVINYAYYLAKNGVRYSDGSANNLTHKTFEAIQYYLLKASNELAKEQGACPWFNETTYAQGVLPIDTYKKDLDTICNEPLHYDWETLRREIKEHGLRNSTLSALMPSETSSQISNATNGIEPPRGHISIKASKDGILRQVVPEYERLKNAYELLWEMPNNDGYLQLVGLMQKFIDQSISANTNYDPSRFPSGKVPMKQLLKDLLTAYKFGAKTLYYQNTRDGAEDVQDDLQAVAEEDGCESGACKI from the coding sequence ATGAATCAAAGTCTGCTGGTCACTAAGCGTGACGGAAGCAAAGAACGTATCAATCTTGATAAAATCCACCGCGTACTCGATTGGGCTGCTGAAGGCTTGAGTAATGTCTCAGTTTCTCAGGTGGAATTACGTTCTCACATCCAGTTTTATGATGGGATCCGCACCGCGGATATTCACGAAACCATCATTAAGGCCGCCGCAGACCTGATCTCCCGTGACGCTCCAGACTATCAATATCTGGCTGCGCGTCTGGCTATTTTCCATCTGCGTAAAAAAGCTTACGGCCAGTTTGAACCGCCTAAACTGTACGACCACGTAGTTAAACTGGTCGAAATGGGTAAATATGACAAACATCTGCTGGAAGATTACACCACCGAAGAGTTTGCTCAGATGGACGAGTTTATCGACCATTGGCGCGACATGAATTTCTCTTACGCCGCAGTTAAGCAGCTAGAAGGGAAATATCTGGTTCAGAACCGCGTATCCGGTGAAATCTACGAGAGCGCCCAGTTCTTGTATATTCTGGTCGCCGCGTGCCTGTTCTCTAACTATCCGCGTGAAACCCGCCTGAGCTATGTAAAACGCTTCTATGACGCGGTATCAACGTTCAAAATTTCACTGCCTACGCCGATCATGGCGGGCGTGCGCACCCCTACCCGCCAGTTCAGCTCTTGCGTGCTGATCGAGTGCGGCGACAGCTTGGACTCGATCAATGCCACGTCCAGCGCCATCGTGAAATATGTCTCCCAGCGTGCCGGTATCGGCATCAACGCCGGCCGTATCCGTGCGTTAGGTAGCCCAATTCGCGGCGGTGAAGCTTTCCACACCGGCTGTATTCCGTTCTACAAACACTTCCAGACCGCGGTTAAATCCTGCTCTCAGGGCGGCGTGCGCGGTGGCGCGGCAACGTTGTTCTACCCGTTGTGGCATTTGGAAGTTGAAAGCCTGCTGGTACTGAAAAACAACCGTGGCGTTGAAGGTAACCGTGTTCGCCACATGGATTACGGCGTGCAGTTGAACCGCCTGATGTATCAGCGCTTGATTAAAGGCGGCGACATTACGCTGTTCAGCCCGTCAGACGTTCCGGGGCTGTACGATGCTTTCTTTGCCGATCAGGATGAATTCGAACGTCTGTATATGCAGTACGAAGCCGACGACAGCATTCGTAAGCAAAAAGTTAAAGCGGTGGAACTGTTCTCGCTGATGATGCAAGAGCGCGCCTCAACGGGTCGTATCTACATCCAGCACGTTGACCATTGCAACACCCATAGCCCATTTGATCCGGCAATTGCACCGGTGCGTCAGTCAAACCTGTGTCTGGAAATCGCCCTGCCAACCAAACCGTTGAGCGACGTGAACGACGAAAACGGCGAAATTGCGCTGTGTACGCTGTCAGCGTTTAACCTCGGCGTTATCGAGTCGCTGGACGATTTAGAAGAGCTGGCGGTGTTAGCCGTTCGTGCCCTTGATGCCCTGTTAGACTATCAAGACTATCCGATTCTGGCGGCTAAGCGCGGTGCGATGGGACGTCGCACTCTGGGAATCGGCGTGATCAACTACGCCTATTACCTGGCGAAGAACGGCGTACGTTACTCCGACGGCAGCGCGAACAATTTGACGCACAAAACCTTCGAAGCCATTCAGTATTACCTGCTGAAAGCGTCTAACGAGCTGGCAAAAGAGCAAGGCGCGTGCCCGTGGTTCAATGAAACCACCTACGCACAGGGCGTCCTGCCAATCGACACCTATAAAAAAGATTTGGATACGATTTGCAACGAGCCGCTGCACTACGATTGGGAAACGCTGCGTCGCGAGATTAAAGAACACGGCCTGCGTAACTCCACGCTGTCTGCGCTGATGCCGTCTGAAACCTCTTCGCAGATTTCTAACGCGACCAACGGCATTGAGCCACCGCGTGGCCACATCAGCATTAAAGCGTCGAAAGACGGTATCCTGCGCCAAGTGGTGCCAGAGTATGAGCGCCTGAAAAACGCTTATGAACTCCTGTGGGAAATGCCAAATAACGATGGCTATTTGCAGCTCGTCGGTCTGATGCAGAAATTTATCGATCAGTCGATTTCCGCCAATACCAACTACGATCCGTCTCGCTTCCCATCTGGGAAGGTTCCGATGAAGCAGCTGTTAAAAGACTTGCTGACGGCGTACAAATTTGGGGCTAAGACCCTGTATTATCAAAACACCCGTGATGGCGCAGAAGATGTGCAAGACGATTTGCAGGCCGTTGCCGAAGAAGACGGTTGCGAAAGCGGTGCTTGCAAGATTTAA
- the nrdB gene encoding class Ia ribonucleoside-diphosphate reductase subunit beta: protein MAYTTFSQNKNDQLLEPMFFGQPVNVARYDQQKHEIFEKLIEKQLSFFWRPEEVDVSRDRIDYQALPEHEKHIFISNLKYQTLLDSIQGRSPNVALLPLISIPELETWVETWSFSETIHSRSYTHIIRNIVNDPAVVFDDIVTNEEILKRAKDISGYYDDLIEMTGYWHLLGEGTHTVNGKTVNVNLRTLKKQLYLCLMSVNALEAIRFYVSFACSFAFAERELMEGNAKIIKLIARDEALHLTGTQHILNLMRSGQDDPEMAEIAVECEQQCYDLFVLAAQQEKEWAEYLFRDGSMIGLNKDILCQYVEYITNIRMQAVGLGLPFQTRSNPIPWINAWLVSDNVQVAPQEVEVSSYLVGQIDSEVNADDLSDFEL, encoded by the coding sequence ATGGCATATACCACATTCTCTCAAAACAAAAACGATCAGTTACTCGAACCCATGTTCTTCGGTCAGCCGGTTAACGTGGCGCGTTACGACCAGCAAAAGCATGAAATTTTTGAAAAACTGATCGAAAAACAGCTCTCTTTCTTCTGGCGTCCCGAAGAAGTTGACGTGTCTCGCGACCGTATCGACTATCAAGCGCTGCCAGAACATGAAAAACACATTTTTATCAGCAACCTGAAATATCAAACCCTGCTGGATTCCATTCAGGGACGCAGCCCGAACGTCGCGCTGTTGCCGCTGATCTCTATCCCTGAGCTCGAAACTTGGGTCGAAACGTGGTCGTTCTCCGAAACTATTCACTCACGTTCTTACACGCATATTATCCGTAATATCGTTAACGATCCGGCGGTGGTGTTTGACGATATCGTCACCAACGAAGAAATCCTCAAGCGTGCGAAAGACATTTCCGGCTACTACGATGATTTAATTGAGATGACCGGTTACTGGCACCTGCTGGGTGAAGGCACTCACACCGTTAACGGCAAAACCGTCAACGTGAATCTGCGTACCCTGAAGAAGCAACTTTATCTGTGCCTGATGAGCGTCAACGCGCTAGAAGCGATTCGCTTCTACGTCAGCTTCGCCTGCTCTTTCGCTTTTGCCGAGCGCGAACTGATGGAAGGTAACGCTAAAATCATCAAACTGATTGCCCGCGATGAAGCCCTACATCTGACCGGCACCCAGCACATTCTGAATCTGATGCGTTCAGGTCAGGACGATCCTGAAATGGCCGAAATCGCCGTAGAGTGCGAACAACAGTGCTATGACCTGTTTGTTCTCGCTGCGCAGCAGGAAAAAGAGTGGGCAGAATATCTGTTCCGCGATGGCTCCATGATTGGCTTGAACAAAGATATCCTGTGCCAGTACGTGGAATACATCACCAATATCCGCATGCAGGCCGTTGGCTTGGGGCTGCCGTTCCAAACGCGCTCTAACCCAATTCCGTGGATCAATGCTTGGTTAGTGTCTGATAACGTTCAAGTGGCACCGCAGGAAGTGGAAGTGAGCTCTTATCTGGTTGGTCAGATTGACTCGGAAGTCAACGCTGATGACCTGAGCGACTTCGAGCTGTAA
- the yfaE gene encoding class I ribonucleotide reductase maintenance protein YfaE, protein MEAENASAEPLTPTITLALSGAKLAFTHGKASLLEALEHHNVQVEYQCRSGYCGSCRCKMTKGRVVYRQQPLAFINEGEILPCCCHPDGDIEVEL, encoded by the coding sequence ATCGAGGCTGAAAATGCCAGCGCTGAGCCACTTACGCCCACCATCACACTCGCCCTTTCTGGCGCTAAGCTTGCGTTCACACATGGCAAAGCCTCGCTGCTTGAAGCCCTTGAGCATCATAATGTGCAGGTGGAATATCAATGCCGCTCAGGCTATTGCGGTTCCTGCCGTTGCAAAATGACCAAGGGCCGCGTGGTGTATCGCCAACAGCCGCTGGCCTTCATCAACGAAGGTGAAATTTTACCTTGTTGCTGCCATCCAGACGGAGACATCGAGGTGGAGCTTTAA